A stretch of the Thiocystis violascens DSM 198 genome encodes the following:
- a CDS encoding DUF4351 domain-containing protein produces the protein MEREPNNPYLAVFAPLVLAEDDDLRQRAPVLWRTLCEAPLEPPVRETLLRIFEFWCFERFRSLTAEELWTMLNLTTPLEETRAYQSIYVKAKAEGEARGEARGEARGKAETLKRLLTRRFGPLPEWARERIDTAEVTRLDLWIDGLFDADRLESLLDEPPATTQ, from the coding sequence CTGGAGCGGGAACCGAACAATCCCTATCTCGCCGTCTTCGCACCGCTGGTTCTGGCCGAGGACGATGACTTGCGTCAGCGCGCCCCGGTGTTGTGGCGGACGCTGTGCGAGGCGCCGCTGGAGCCGCCTGTGCGCGAGACCTTGCTGCGCATCTTTGAATTTTGGTGTTTTGAACGTTTTCGGTCGCTCACGGCCGAGGAGTTGTGGACCATGTTGAACCTGACGACCCCGTTAGAGGAAACCCGTGCCTATCAGTCCATTTATGTGAAGGCCAAAGCCGAGGGGGAGGCAAGAGGCGAGGCAAGGGGCGAGGCAAGAGGCAAGGCCGAGACGCTCAAACGTCTGCTGACCCGTCGCTTCGGCCCGTTGCCGGAATGGGCGCGCGAGCGGATCGACACGGCCGAGGTGACGCGCCTGGATCTCTGGATCGACGGTCTTTTCGATGCCGACCGCCTGGAGTCGCTCCTGGACGAACCGCCCGCGACTACCCAGTAG
- a CDS encoding DUF29 domain-containing protein, producing the protein MTELSTLYQTDYSTWATRNAELLRAGRYAELDVEHLLEELSDMSKSDRHELENRLTILLAHLLKWEYQLQTLSERWREFDSCSWRATIIEQRNRVAKHLKKSPGLKSLLAETIAEAYVDAFQLASDETGLPPETFPADCPYPADQLLDKGFYPAPDTQDH; encoded by the coding sequence ATGACCGAACTCAGCACACTCTATCAAACCGATTATTCCACCTGGGCGACTCGGAATGCCGAGTTGCTGCGCGCCGGGCGCTACGCGGAACTGGATGTCGAGCACCTTCTGGAAGAACTGAGCGACATGAGCAAAAGCGATCGGCACGAACTGGAAAACCGGCTGACCATCCTCCTCGCGCATCTGTTGAAATGGGAATATCAACTCCAGACTCTGTCCGAGCGCTGGCGCGAATTCGATAGCTGCAGTTGGCGTGCCACCATCATCGAACAGCGCAACCGCGTGGCAAAACATTTGAAAAAATCGCCCGGTCTCAAGTCACTGCTTGCCGAAACGATTGCCGAGGCTTATGTCGATGCCTTTCAATTGGCCAGCGACGAAACCGGCCTGCCGCCCGAGACCTTTCCGGCCGATTGTCCCTATCCCGCAGATCAGCTGCTCGACAAAGGCTTTTATCCAGCACCCGACACACAGGATCACTGA
- a CDS encoding DUF2887 domain-containing protein, whose translation MKIDPAIYEFLATGAEALRILTGGLVLIGPYRFRSLTLKGIERRLDGVYEPDGHAGPVYVIEYQAQPVPGAWYNLLAKIGLYGEEHPRRDVRGILIFTRIRDDPRLPRLIGGVDSVARGLPGAVSARLAGAGTEQSLSRRLRTAGSGRGR comes from the coding sequence ATGAAAATCGACCCCGCGATCTACGAGTTTCTGGCCACCGGTGCGGAGGCACTACGCATCCTAACCGGAGGCCTGGTGCTCATCGGCCCCTATCGGTTTCGCTCGCTGACCCTCAAGGGCATCGAGCGGCGACTGGATGGCGTCTATGAACCGGACGGGCACGCCGGCCCGGTCTATGTGATCGAATATCAGGCGCAGCCGGTACCGGGAGCCTGGTATAACCTGCTGGCGAAAATTGGTCTGTATGGGGAGGAACATCCGCGCCGCGATGTGCGCGGGATCCTCATTTTTACCCGAATTCGTGATGATCCTCGTCTGCCACGGCTGATCGGAGGCGTGGATTCGGTGGCGCGCGGTCTACCTGGAGCAGTTTCTGCCCGACTGGCTGGAGCGGGAACCGAACAATCCCTATCTCGCCGTCTTCGCACCGCTGGTTCTGGCCGAGGACGATGA
- a CDS encoding DUF4381 domain-containing protein — protein sequence MNPDPLTDLRDWHLPDPVSWWPPAPGWWLLAGLLLVGLWFAMRGGRGWRRQGSSTQAALRQLDGLGKALARDGDRRRFVVGVSQLLRRVALVRYPREQVAGLSGEAWLAFLDATGGGGGFARGAGRVLAESAYRPDAFPDHESEGAFDPERLSRLAADWIRARANPGMRGKTL from the coding sequence ATGAACCCCGATCCGCTGACCGATCTGCGCGATTGGCATCTGCCCGATCCGGTGTCCTGGTGGCCGCCCGCACCCGGCTGGTGGCTGCTGGCCGGGCTGCTTCTGGTGGGTCTTTGGTTTGCGATGCGCGGCGGGCGCGGCTGGCGTCGGCAGGGTTCCAGTACGCAAGCCGCGCTCCGGCAACTCGACGGACTCGGGAAGGCGCTGGCGCGCGACGGTGATCGACGCCGCTTCGTCGTGGGTGTCTCTCAACTGCTGCGCCGTGTGGCGCTGGTCCGGTATCCGCGCGAACAGGTCGCCGGGCTCAGTGGGGAGGCTTGGCTTGCCTTTCTGGATGCGACCGGAGGTGGCGGCGGCTTTGCGCGCGGCGCGGGTCGGGTACTCGCCGAGTCGGCCTATCGCCCGGACGCCTTCCCGGACCACGAGTCCGAGGGGGCGTTCGATCCCGAACGACTGAGCAGGCTCGCCGCCGACTGGATTCGCGCTCGGGCCAATCCAGGGATGCGCGGCAAGACGCTTTGA
- a CDS encoding SPFH domain-containing protein has product MLFDIDSSLGLSVAFIVGLLYIPLLLAIARALGLYAIVNEREAQVFTLFGKVIGTLDEPGLRFPLGYFGPKALLVPFFGKLYRVSTTLRQHYLRDQMVNSEEGTPMGVGIWYEMRVSDPVAYLFRNANPDASLQANVASSTISTLSNLEMDKMLEDRHQLSRRVRATVSPLSEQWGYQLGSVYIRKVAFTDRQMVDNITEKVVKRLVQVTSAMKQDGENRVGLIKSETAFNVSQQMAEAAATRPAIVGEALNAIAQQDPEVLDAVMEVMETEQLIHSGAKVEMLPAGADLMVQLG; this is encoded by the coding sequence ATGCTGTTCGATATCGATAGCTCGCTCGGTCTGTCGGTCGCCTTTATCGTCGGCCTGCTCTATATCCCCCTGCTGCTCGCCATCGCCCGCGCGCTGGGGCTCTATGCCATCGTCAACGAACGCGAGGCGCAGGTTTTTACCCTGTTCGGCAAGGTGATCGGGACGCTGGACGAGCCGGGTCTGCGGTTTCCGCTGGGCTATTTCGGCCCCAAGGCACTGCTGGTGCCCTTTTTCGGCAAGCTCTATCGGGTGTCGACCACGTTGCGCCAGCACTATCTGCGCGATCAGATGGTCAACTCGGAGGAGGGCACGCCGATGGGTGTCGGTATCTGGTACGAAATGCGGGTCAGCGATCCGGTCGCCTATCTCTTCCGCAACGCCAATCCGGACGCATCGCTTCAGGCCAACGTGGCCAGTTCCACCATTTCGACCCTGAGCAATCTGGAGATGGACAAAATGCTGGAGGACCGCCACCAGTTGAGTCGACGGGTCCGCGCCACCGTCTCGCCGCTCTCCGAACAATGGGGTTATCAGCTGGGCTCGGTCTATATCCGCAAGGTTGCCTTCACCGACCGTCAGATGGTCGACAACATCACCGAGAAGGTCGTCAAGCGTCTGGTGCAGGTCACCAGCGCCATGAAGCAGGACGGCGAGAATCGGGTCGGTCTGATCAAGAGCGAGACTGCCTTCAATGTCTCGCAACAGATGGCGGAAGCCGCCGCGACCCGCCCGGCGATCGTCGGCGAGGCACTCAACGCCATTGCTCAACAGGATCCCGAGGTACTGGATGCCGTGATGGAGGTGATGGAGACCGAGCAGCTCATCCATTCGGGGGCGAAGGTCGAGATGCTGCCGGCGGGGGCGGATTTGATGGTGCAGCTCGGTTAA
- a CDS encoding AAA family ATPase, which yields MDQTLKPDPLAAAPGATSQVHLADRFAVLRQRIARTILGQRTLIDRLLIALLADGHLLVEGVPGLAKTTAIKDLAAGLEGDFHRIQFTPDLLPADLTGTEIYRPNDGSFRFDRGPIFHNLLLADEVNRAPAKVQSALLEAMGERQVTVGRETYPLPRLFLVMATQNPIEQEGTYPLPEAQLDRFLMHVRVDYPDLETERAILRLNRDEARDGRATDSEVAVSQADVFAARRAILGLYMAPEIEDYLVHLVMATRNPGAYASDLDGWLRFGASPRATIALDRCSRALAWLNGRDYVSPEDVQAVAPDILRHRVLLSYESEAEGRRPDDFIAALLARVPAP from the coding sequence TTGGACCAGACACTCAAACCAGACCCGCTCGCGGCGGCTCCCGGCGCAACCTCCCAGGTCCATCTGGCGGACCGGTTTGCCGTCCTGCGCCAGCGGATCGCCCGGACCATCCTCGGTCAGCGCACGCTCATCGACCGGCTGCTGATCGCGCTGCTCGCCGATGGGCATCTGCTGGTGGAAGGCGTGCCGGGTTTGGCCAAGACCACCGCCATCAAGGATCTGGCGGCCGGACTGGAGGGCGATTTCCATCGTATCCAGTTCACCCCGGATCTGCTCCCGGCGGATCTCACCGGCACCGAAATCTATCGACCCAACGATGGCAGCTTCCGCTTCGATCGCGGACCCATCTTTCACAACCTGCTGCTGGCCGACGAGGTCAACCGCGCTCCGGCCAAGGTGCAGTCCGCGCTGCTGGAGGCGATGGGCGAGCGTCAGGTGACGGTCGGGCGCGAAACCTATCCGCTGCCGCGCCTGTTCCTGGTCATGGCGACCCAGAATCCGATCGAGCAGGAAGGCACTTATCCGCTGCCGGAGGCCCAACTCGACCGTTTCCTGATGCATGTGCGGGTCGATTATCCGGACCTGGAGACCGAGCGGGCGATCCTGCGGCTCAATCGTGACGAGGCGCGCGACGGGCGGGCGACCGATTCCGAGGTGGCAGTCAGTCAGGCCGATGTCTTCGCCGCGCGGCGCGCCATTCTCGGGCTCTACATGGCGCCCGAAATCGAGGATTATCTGGTGCATCTGGTCATGGCTACGCGCAACCCCGGCGCCTATGCCAGCGACTTGGACGGCTGGCTGCGCTTTGGCGCCAGTCCGCGCGCGACCATCGCGCTGGATCGCTGTTCGCGCGCACTGGCCTGGCTGAACGGTCGCGATTATGTCTCGCCGGAGGATGTCCAGGCGGTCGCGCCCGATATTCTGCGCCACCGGGTGCTGTTGTCCTATGAGTCCGAGGCGGAGGGTCGCCGACCCGACGATTTCATCGCCGCCCTGCTGGCGCGCGTGCCAGCCCCTTAA
- a CDS encoding HAD-IA family hydrolase, producing the protein MVVCFDFDGTLVDSVDAVFHAFQQVGPQFGCAPLTRERLDALRGLHAREVIRALGVPVHRVPRLASRMRGAMREKLLETPPIEGIAGVLEELSRRGFRLGVLSSNALSSVRDYCERYGLDAFDFIVAGTGLFGKANALRILLRRQGIQSRDLLYVGDELRDLEAARAVGIRFAAVGWGYTSLERLAAAGPDVLLQRPGDLLEQLIWNWRNQ; encoded by the coding sequence ATGGTCGTCTGCTTCGATTTCGATGGCACGCTGGTCGACAGCGTCGATGCCGTCTTCCATGCCTTCCAGCAGGTTGGACCGCAATTCGGTTGCGCGCCGCTGACCCGCGAGCGGCTCGATGCACTGCGCGGACTGCATGCCCGCGAGGTGATCCGGGCGCTTGGCGTTCCCGTCCATCGGGTGCCCCGACTCGCGAGCCGGATGCGCGGCGCAATGCGCGAGAAACTCCTGGAAACGCCGCCGATCGAAGGCATCGCCGGGGTGCTGGAGGAACTCTCCCGACGCGGTTTCCGGCTCGGCGTACTGTCGTCGAACGCGCTTTCCAGCGTGCGCGACTATTGCGAACGGTATGGTTTGGATGCGTTCGATTTCATCGTCGCCGGGACCGGACTGTTCGGCAAGGCCAATGCCCTGCGGATCTTGCTGCGCCGGCAGGGGATTCAGTCTAGGGATCTGCTCTATGTCGGCGACGAACTGCGCGATCTGGAGGCCGCTCGCGCCGTCGGGATTCGCTTCGCCGCGGTCGGTTGGGGCTACACGTCGCTAGAGCGGCTGGCCGCCGCCGGACCTGACGTGCTCCTTCAACGTCCTGGAGATTTGCTGGAGCAACTGATCTGGAATTGGAGGAATCAATGA
- a CDS encoding DUF58 domain-containing protein, whose translation MTTVTPRQTDATAGIRPDLKELIALRGQARRLDLAPRGRVLATRSGGHLSRFRGRGMEFDESRVYQPGDDPRNMDWRVTARAGTPHVKLFREERERPVWLLVDQGMSMRFGTRVAFKSVIAAQAAALLGWAAVDRGDRVGGLVFDETRYLERRPAARGAGLLPLLDRLTAPLSTAPGEPGGVGHSSIVAAAEHLTRLIRPGSLVAVISDFADIRIDHSGWLAQLGAGSELLLILVHDAIESEVPPPGRYPVADGARQASLAEARTGILDLTSARLRDAYLGHFQRRWEILQRLARRDRAHLLRLTTHEPVGPALARGLGARSGAGMAGGSR comes from the coding sequence ATGACGACTGTCACTCCACGCCAGACTGATGCCACCGCCGGCATCCGCCCCGACCTCAAGGAGCTGATCGCCCTGCGCGGACAGGCGCGGCGGCTCGATCTCGCGCCGCGCGGGCGGGTGCTGGCGACCCGCAGCGGGGGGCATCTCTCGCGCTTTCGCGGACGTGGCATGGAGTTCGACGAATCGCGCGTCTATCAGCCGGGCGACGATCCGCGCAACATGGACTGGCGGGTGACGGCCCGCGCCGGCACGCCTCACGTCAAGCTGTTTCGCGAGGAACGCGAGCGTCCGGTCTGGTTGCTGGTGGATCAGGGGATGTCCATGCGCTTCGGTACCCGGGTCGCCTTCAAGTCCGTCATCGCGGCGCAAGCGGCGGCGTTGCTTGGCTGGGCGGCGGTCGACCGGGGCGATCGGGTCGGTGGGCTGGTGTTCGACGAAACCCGCTATCTGGAACGCCGGCCCGCGGCCCGAGGGGCCGGGCTGCTCCCGCTGCTTGATCGGCTGACCGCGCCGCTAAGCACGGCTCCGGGCGAGCCCGGCGGTGTCGGTCATAGCTCCATCGTCGCGGCCGCCGAACATCTCACCCGTCTGATCCGCCCTGGCAGTCTGGTCGCGGTCATCAGCGATTTCGCGGACATCCGGATTGATCACAGTGGCTGGCTCGCGCAACTGGGCGCCGGCAGCGAACTGCTGCTGATCCTGGTACATGACGCGATTGAGTCGGAAGTCCCGCCGCCCGGACGCTACCCGGTAGCGGATGGCGCGCGGCAGGCATCGCTCGCCGAGGCGCGAACCGGCATCCTGGATCTGACTAGCGCGCGCCTGCGGGACGCCTATCTGGGACATTTCCAACGTCGCTGGGAGATCTTGCAGCGGCTGGCCCGACGCGACCGCGCGCATTTGCTGCGACTGACGACCCATGAGCCAGTGGGACCGGCGCTGGCGCGCGGACTGGGCGCGCGGTCTGGCGCCGGCATGGCGGGTGGGTCGCGATGA